The following proteins are co-located in the Apium graveolens cultivar Ventura chromosome 5, ASM990537v1, whole genome shotgun sequence genome:
- the LOC141660570 gene encoding uncharacterized protein LOC141660570: MENKHQQIFYNTNVNTNQSSLPPFPGQQIINPPTHQASSSDIFDIPFNTESFGLAEMLRNRDFYFPTNTSIFDFGAPSLVVQLPGALQPQPEPFVPAPGLGVTSQIINTHATPDSSSMNSSSSNETVTGDQISKQISHGLEEEKVQDKNKKLLKAKNMSTRKKKEHKFVFQTRTDIDNMDDGFRWRKYGQKAVKHSPFPRNYYRCTSDGCGVKKRVERSADDPSTVITTYQGTHNHVRPVIAPREDMGNYSKSSYAFFQSSSTIVGGRIGGGNFTSPMGGTSNLIVGVGGGIRANLSSATGGNFNNGIRGGSNFGSFSGGMDDSFNDGIGGILDKLSSNSGGRMAGSFSCCTGGASGSINTDRISSCSGCFSYGLGGGNFISGIRSASGAIGGNFSTSNIGGGGGNFGSDFDRSFKGDAVEDIGGTPMIRDNAYNYTSAIGSTSIGSSENFDGGGIGGSAISGGADDITRPYSIDQLASHRQHEEHYPNNS, from the exons ATGGAGAACAAGCACCAACAGATATTCTACAACACCAATGTTAACACCAATCAATCATCATTACCACCATTTCCCGGgcaacaaatcatcaatccaCCTACTCATCAAGCTTCATCATCAGATATATTTGACATACCATTTAATACTGAAAGTTTTGGTTTAGCAGAAATGTTAAGAAATCGAGATTTTTATTTTCCTACAAATACATCGATTTTCGATTTTGGAGCTCCATCGTTGGTTGTGCAGCTTCCTGGTGCACTTCAACCTCAACCAGAACCTTTTGTACCAGCTCCAGGGCTGGGAGTCACATCGCAGATTATTAATACCCATGCAACTCCTGATAGTTCCTCCATGAATTCTTCTTCTTCGAATGAAACAGTGACAGGGGATCAGATCAGTAAACAGATTTCTCATGGCCTTGAAGAGGAGAAGGTCCAGGACAAGAATAAGAAACT GCTTAAGGCCAAGAATATGAGCACCAGAAAGAAAAAAGAGCATAAATTTGTTTTCCAAACTAGGACTGATATTGATAACATGGACGATGGATTTAGATGGAGGAAATACGGCCAAAAAGCTGTGAAACACAGCCCTTTCCCAAG GAACTACTATCGTTGCACTAGTGATGGATGTGGTGTGAAGAAGAGGGTGGAAAGGTCAGCAGACGATCCTTCCACTGTCATCACCACTTATCAAGGTACTCACAATCATGTCCGCCCGGTGATTGCACCACGTGAAGACATGGGAAACTATTCGAAAAGTAGTTATGCTTTTTTTCAATCAAGTAGTACTATTGTTGGTGGTAGAATtggtggtggtaattttactagtccaatggGTGGCACTAGTAATCTTA TTGTTGGTGTTGGTGGTGGAATTCGTGCTAACTTAAGTAGTGCCACTGGTGGCAACTTTAATAATGGAATTAGAGGTGGTAGCAATTTTGGTAGCTTTAGTGGTGGCATGGATGATAGCTTTAATGATggcattggtggtatattggaTAAACTTAGTAGTAACAGTGGTGGTCGCATGGCTGGTAGTTTCAGTTGTTGCACTGGTGGTGCTAGTGGTAGCATCAATACTGATAGAATTAGTAGCTGCAGTGGTTGTTTTAGTTATGGCCTTGGTGGCGGGAACTTTATAAGTGGAATTCGTAGTGCTAGTGGCGCTATTGGTGGTAACTTTAGTACTAGTAACAttggtggtggtggtggtaactttGGTAGTGACTTTGAtaggagtttcaaaggtgacgCTGTTGAGGATATTGGTGGTACTCCAATGATAAGGGACAATGCATATAATTATACCAGTGCCATTGGCAGTACTAGCATCGGCAGTAGTGAAAACTTTGatggtggtggcattggtggtagtgCTATCAGTGGGGGTGCAGATGACATTACCAGGCCTTATAGCATTGATCAACTAGCTTCACATAGGCAACATGAGGAGCACTATCCTAATAATTCCTAG